A part of Haloarchaeobius sp. HME9146 genomic DNA contains:
- a CDS encoding 50S ribosomal protein L23 translates to MSVIQYPLVTEKAMNDMDFENKLQFVVDLDAAKPDVREAVEEQFEVSVVSVNTQVTMKGQKKAIVRLSEEDDAQEVASRIGVF, encoded by the coding sequence ATGAGCGTCATCCAGTACCCGCTCGTGACGGAGAAGGCGATGAACGACATGGACTTCGAGAACAAGCTCCAGTTCGTCGTCGACCTCGACGCTGCCAAGCCCGACGTCCGCGAGGCTGTCGAGGAGCAGTTCGAGGTCTCCGTCGTCAGCGTCAACACGCAGGTAACGATGAAGGGCCAGAAGAAGGCCATCGTCCGCCTCTCCGAGGAGGACGACGCACAAGAAGTCGCCTCTCGTATCGGGGTGTTCTAA